ATGTCCTCTAAAGGGGTTGACATTGCCAACATCATCTCATTGAGGCAATGTCAACCCGTTTAGAGGGCAACATACATTCTTGAATTATAGGCAGGTGGAATCTATTAAGAGTTTTAGAAGAAttaaacagaaacaataaaatatcttatttcttcaaataacaaaaaaaacaatgtatatattatatgatatttttacTCTGCTGCCTATTCCCTTTTTTACTTAGCTGCATATTTATAGTTCGAATGTAGCTGAAAGTATTTGATTataatgtcatatttttttctcatttacaGCAATGGATTGCCAGCTTCAGCAATCTGTGCTTTTGAAAAGTCTGAGATAGACAGAGTATTGAACGGGCCTTTTAAAACACAGGATAGTGATATGTCATTCTGGACAGAGGCAAAGGCTAGCACTGTTCCTAGCCCAAGACCTGGCCAGGTAAAGAAGATGACATATAATTGTGATAATTTTAGAATACAAAATTATTTCTTATAATGATATGGAATAAAAGTGTGTAAACACTTGAAATTTAAGGCCACCaccaaataatttgtttttcttctaaGTAGCAAGAATGCTTTGCTCTTTATatagatacaatgtataagaagatgtggtatgagtgccaatgagacaactatccattcatgccacaatttgtaaaagttgacCATTATTGGTAAAATTGCGGTCATCAACACAGAGCCTTtcctcacaccgaacagcaagctttaaagggccccaaaactaactattgtaaaactattcaaacaggaaaataaactgtctaattatataaaaaaaataagaaacgagaaacacctatgaaccacatcaacaaacgacaaccacagaacatcagattcctgacttaggacaggtccaaacaattgcagcaggtttaaacattttaatgataccaaccttcacccttacctgaaataatagtgtaaaaatatttatGTGTACATATTTTACGATGACACTTTATGGGTGGTCAGTGAAATTTGATTAagtgtaacataaaatattgtcccccatgaaatattgtctgtcagacaaaaattcatataaaatattgtccactgacagtatttcaatatttcattatgaaatagtGTCCTTGTCCATGAAATTTTGTTACCTCCTTCTGgacaatatttcactatgaaattctgttcataacaatacaccttatcgctaatcctggctgaccagtaatggcggacaaataacAATAAGGTGTATACTTCATTATGAAATACtggctttgaaaatattttttaatcaaattattacaCAAACATGCAGCATGgacatttttagatttataactgacattgttttgtatatttaggAATTAATATTATTTCTAATATTGAGTTTCAAATTTGCATAGATACATTACAAATGATTAATTATAGATTAAAGAATTGTCTAACATATCTTTCATTACATTACATTATACTGTACAAATATAAGTAATGTACTGACAATCGCTTATTTTGTAATTATATAAACAGGGACATGTCGCAAAAAAATTTTCTTATATACTTCCTCTAACATGAAAATGTGTTGATAACATCCCCTTCATGAGACAAAATTCCATGACAATCtgtctatgaaatattgtctcaataCTCACAAAATATGACCTCCTTTTTACAGGACACAATTTCAAAGTATTTATCTGAAATATTGTCTGACAATTCACACAAAATATAACCTCCCTTTGATAAGTCATAATTACATAGTATtcatctgtgaaatattgtctatatacagacaaaatttcactatgaaaatttgtctttctctggacatttttccatagacaaggacaatatttcatgatacatagttatgaaatattgtcttggggtacaatatttcataggacaatattttgctttacattagctgtacattttacattttgtgtAAACATTTCTTTCTTTGATTTTAGTGCTACAATGATTCCTTAAAGACAGCAGACACAGTCCTAGGATTTATTGTTGACCATCCACTCATGCATGAAACAGTTCAACATAAGTATGGGAAACCAGTTTTTTACCTCCCAGGTGAAGAACTTCAACAAATTGAGATGGAGGCTGCACCTGAAGTTAAAGATGGCTATGTGTTTTTTGCTGGATCAAGTAAGTATAATAAACCATGCTGAATGTTGTGATTTTCGTTTTCATTTAGGTTCATTTACTCCCTGAAAAGTGGACAATTCTGTGAATGTTAGATATCATTAATACCTGCTGGGACTAGAATGTAAAAAAGACATGactttataaacaaataatttataaacaaataaattaaattcaTCATCTATTTTCAATTGCTATAACTATAAAGTCAgaaaaatttaaactgtaaaataTCTTTCAATGGGATAACTTAAACCAAATATGAATAAGTAACTCTAACTTTTCTATGATGgacaaataaaatttagaatggaaatggggaatatgtcaaagaaacaacaacccgaccaaagagcaaataacagccaaaggccatcaatgggtcttcaacgcagtgaAAAAATCACGCATAcagaggtggtcctcagcttGCCCTAAATAAAAAgggtactagttcagtgaaaattacTTTATTattaggcgagtgacttatttaaaaaaaagacgcttagttaacgactttaatgcacccacctaacacacggctgtattatatatcatttgaaagctgttaatctgtactttctgttttgcccaGTCGTAAAAAAAttgtacggtgcaatttttgttaaatcaaggtcaaaggttatgaaaaaaaattccaatttttgcgattactaaataaaacgccattttctaattcttgtaccataaaattttccagaagatcatatgaactttatggaacatgatacataatttccaaatcaaacaaaaaataagagattcgatgcgcaaaatttcccgaaaattgaaatttatcacaaatcctaaaaaaaatgaaaaattattcaaacagcaaaatatatcttggggaatcgatatttgaatgctaaaaaaatagataaatgtatatgttttaggtcaaggaatatttgttttgtaattttaagatgcaattattaattattgttcatggaacagccttctattgaagtgtttgcagttgcccaaaaatctgccatctgcaaatagcgatcattttgttaatctatgttaaaatagcacatcgctaattgtgaatatcagggaggagaatgattttccataataaaagaaggggtatttaaagtaagaaaagaatatatgcgaggtaattgaggttaaaatatgttttttacgaagtcaaactgttttactttttgtaatcttgtttaaatgcaaacattactttgcgactaaatcgtaggcaacattgaaataagtaaccttgtttagaaacacttggttgtctaaagcgggatgtaaacgaactaaataaaatgcggctgcttcttatttagtttaaaatcgtgttaTAGTAAGTCATATTAAATGTGTTAAGAAGTTGAAtcgctttaattatttgaataaaatatgctttgagtattttctacataagctttaaaaatacaaatgcatgtcattgtgtatgtaaaacactataatcagttgtgaaataacaaaatgaaaaagttaaataccCTTCCTGACCTTATAAGATCATTCGCTGTTTTAGGAGTGTTCGTTTTCATGGTATGCTGTGTTTTTTGGACTGTTGTTCATCTCTTggatttataaaaaatgaactagtcattcaagctattcaggaagtctagttATAACTAGAATCGTTGCATATTAatggatattttttcttcaaaattattcttatttgacgaattaatgcatgtaaacaatgaacaacgcaatttaagcaatcaagtagttttataatgtgtttaatagtttttgaaattctttgaaatttcaattttcatcaatttattttctatttattttggtctaaattttctattcacattaaataaataaaaggtcttttcacttcatcaatatttataatgaagctacaaatcaaacaattagaaaagtcgaaatatgtttatttcagtctggtagttacaatgcagattgcaatctcttagtttcaccccctttatttcaagcaataagacgattcgcgcacatattttttctactctaaatttttcagattcttaagaatttgtttattaaatcttatattgaccacatacaatgtttaaataggaagaaatgcttaaaagctgttttttcgcagatggcggtattttgggcaactgtacgagttgttatgatttgctgtttgattagaagtaagcataattttaggaaattttatgatgtcaaaaacttctttgatagtcattacagggttttacttagttttaattGATTAGCATTTGCACCAGAAAGGAAAATttgggttttcacacattttgttaacttttactcgaatttcaggaaacatgtgctatctgtcaaaaacacgctttaaatattaaaaaatgcatttgaataatgactgttaatctctctgctaaaagtttaaattgtttgcatatgtgaatttagtttataaaagtcatattatgcaatcaggctgaaatcttagaaaatatgaACTTATTCGTCCTTGgactttgatcttgatttgacggaaattgcaccgtacgatttttttacgaccgggcaaaacagatagtacggatgtgtagctttcaaatgatatataatttagccgtgtgttaggtaggtgcattaaaaatttatttttatggttaaagtcactcgcctatataCCACTTCTTACTGAAGCACAGCTGTATATgctgattgattaattgatttgtTCTACCTTACTTTAACTGGTACACTTTTTACAACTCCTATTTTATTGTGACTAGATTTTGTGAACCTTTCAGAGAATTTAAGTCCAAATTGATTGTCCGGAATATTTTAATAAGATGTATGTGTGTTTTCAGATCGAggaaaagtttataaaatagCATCTCAGGACAAAGGTACAGAATACAAAACCTATGTATCCAGTATATACTCTCCGTTTGATGAAACACAAGTTATCTGGTCGTTGAAACACCACGTAAGTACCTGCCAGTCATAGACACATTTAATTAATAATCAACAACAGGTAGcatccctttataactttatatgatatgcatcATCTtggtcccatggacacattctttatttatttaacttaaaGTTAAGTAGTCTTTGTTCTTATACATAAAATGGACCTACAAATGTAGGAAGGGATCTTTTATAACTACAAACATGGTACCCAGGGAAGGcaaatctaaatctaaaataaGGGAGGGTGTCATCTATGTTTTTGCATAGTGGAAATGTAAGTGAAATTTTGATTTGCCTCAATAGGTGGTTTCCCCATTTTTAAAGTGCCTTCCCTGGATACCATGTGTTTAAATGGATCCGCcctaaattttaaatgttgtacagaaaaattttttttttcttaatagaCAACTAAACTGATGTCATGACAAACACAGGATCTAAACTTtgcaattttttacatttgttttcagGAAAAGTATGTGTACCTAGGAACAGACCATAAAGTAACGcagattaatgtacaaaatgacTGTGTGAACCATCAGTGTGTAGACTCGTGTATATATGATCCTTATTGTGTCTGGGACAAAACCTCTGATCAATGTGTACATTATGCTCTCAAGTAAGTCTGTCTTTTGTATAAAGATTTTTATGCCTCCACTGTAGCAGAGAGGGAATATAGGTTTACCTTTGTCTGTCCAGCCATACGTATGTCCCAAATTGGTTTCTCTTCTGAGTTCTATAAGTTAACTGAAGTTTGCCTGAAACAAAGTTTGACTGTTTTTGAGTTATGCCCAGAAATAAATGGAAACATTAAAGTTTGCCTCAGCAAAATGTTGTGAAACTAATACAAAATGATTTTAAACCACAAAacaaagatcaagtttgaattttcgGGCTTCATTTTTACAAATCTTTagttatgcccttttacaaatagaaaattgCTGAATGTTTCTTTTCTGtcctctaacttaagtttgcctctaccaaatattatgaaatatatacacaatgcttattaccacaaaattctgttcaagtacaaatttgagtaGTGTCACTTCTATGGTTcttaagttatgtccctttataacgctATATGCAAGCAGGGACATCATCTggaacacattccccatttattttaagTTATGATTTTAAGATGTTTCTTCCAGTATGCTGATAAAGGTTATGACACTAAAActccaatcatcttctgagatcaccaACAACCACACATTGATCAAAATTTTGTATACAATGGGATTGTAAAGGGTTAATTtgccatagaattagagaaatagaCATAAATAACTGGTACCTTATCTCAATCTTGATAAAATAAATAGTATACAGaccattatcatgattaattgtttatgttagtagatataagaagatgtggtatgagtgccaatgagacagctctgtAGTATACTTTtgttttcttacaaaaattatgTTCTGAGTTTACAATTGTGAATTTTAGGGACATAAGATATTGTAAAACACAGATctttgaaatatatgtttttattttgcaGGTCGTCTGACAAATACTGGAACTTTGATAATTTTGATCCATCATCTGCAGAACATAAAAATGAGTTCATCTGTAAGTTACAAACTcagtttttcacttttttttatgtgaattttGGCAacatcacttttaccattctagagttatgtccctttacaaacagaaaattgctgaatttttttacatcataGTGAAAATAATTAAACTATCAATTTTGGTTGGATTAAAGAAAATAACTAATGGAAGTTGAGGGTCAAAGGCTCACATCCACTTATATGATGATTTAGTAAGAATTACATCTACTACTTGGTGTTTTTCAACAACCTTGACTGGCTGTTAAGTTAGAAGGGTAATTGAACTGTTTCAGTTATTTCCtggaaaattttatttattttgtcttacaaatatttttctttcaattttcagATAGTAATggaaaaaatgtaacaaaagtgGAATATGGTACATTGAAAATGacacttataaataaaaacatatgtgGATTTGGGAAAAATATCATATGGAAAAAGAGGAGAAAAGACAATaatacttttgaaaaattaaagctAGATGAACGTTGTTTTGTAGACAGTAAAAATTCTTTAGTTATTTCTAATTTAACTTTAAACGATGATGGCACTTATCAAGCCTATGATGCAGAAAATCCATTATTAATAGCAGCCAAATATACAGTGGAAATTGTTACTGGTAAGGATGTTACTTTATGTTATAATATATCATAAcagaatttcttaacttgtaatTTGAATCTCAGATCATGTTTTTGCTGTTACTAATATTAAGTCATTCCTTAAAATTCCTTATAATTTTTTAttctaaatccatttttttttaagagtaaatcataaaaaaagttaatgattttacagtcacatgacaaaattatgtcaatGAGCTGGTAGACTAATTTCAGCTAATAAAAAGACATGttgcatccaaaattaaattattaaaaaatggaGATGTTCATTAAGAATATTCAGACAAGCTTTTTTGTCTATACAGAAGGCTTCAATGAAATGGATATCATCTACATGATTACATATCGGCTGTCATAATATTACTTCAAAATACCAAATCCAGTCATATTTGATTTGTCTTGTAAATTATGTTCCTGTATACCACTTATCATATTGTCAAGGTAGATAACTCTGATTAAtactaaaaaaatttaattatgttGCATTACAATACTTTATACAATCTACTgtaacattttcattttcttgcagagaacaattttaaaaacatttacagGGCGAAATTTGATGATTGGTGTGAATATTTTGAGAAAGGGAAACAACTCCAGACAAACTATGtaagttcaaatataaaaataagatgtggtacatAGAAGTTATcatctttaggtcacagtatggccatcaacaatgagcaaaacccctACCACATAGTAATTTATAAAGgccctaaaatgacaaatgtaaaaccattcaaacaatgAAACATAccgcctgatttatgtacaaaacaataaacaaataacaaatatgatatacagtaacAAAAGACATACGGAATGTGATGGGGTTAAACATTTCATTATGACAAGTTGTCTTAAAAATACTGATTTGAcaatatgtaaaataattcaaaggaAATACCAATGGCttcattttagacaaaataaacgaaaaaatcTAATGTATCCGACAGCAACTATGGACAACAATTTCTTTGTTATATTGTATATTGAACCTGTGAGGAACAAAAGAAGTAGGTTTTTGAGCAGGAGAGTAGGTTTTTACATCAAATTCAGGAAAAATTGACACAAGATTGATTAGAAAAATCTGGTTAACCAAAAAACAACCGTCACAATAATAAATCTAGTACATGTCATATGGCCATGACATCACTTCCTGTGATCTGGTTAAGATTCCTGTAAATGGAACATGATCAGTCTAAAGTATGTGGTAAACTGTGTGTTAATTCATTATGAAGAATATACATTACATAAGTGACAAATGACCGTTATTCATTTTCACAGTTTATTAGCCAATACTGTAACTTAAATTTTATCACTGGCTAGAAATGTAGTGAGCATTGTTTAAATGATCTTAGATTTAAGATTTTATAACCATTGCTTAATATATTTTTGAGGGAGAAAAAATCTGAAAAGCTCCTCTAGGAAAGGATGAATTTCCaactgttttgtatttatttgtactatTTGATTGGGTTTAACTAATTCTTGCTTGTATTGGTAGTTACAGATAGGTTAAAGATGTGGgatcaaaaaattttaaatttaaatgctgATGCTTTGATAGGGGCTCTACATGGTTGTTGTAAATGACAAGTTGTTAAACAAGGTGTCTCTGTATTCTGTGACTGGTACCTTTTACTTATATGCCACTTATTCTTATACTCATAGATAAAAATCATGATAGATAGGGTAACAGTTCTTTCatttaatttatgattttaattttattttgcagcAAAGTAAGTGTAGTCTTGGAAATAATTAGAATTAAATGTTTGGTATGGACATTTTCTTAGAGGCATTAAGAAGTATCCCGGATGTGTTCATTTTATCAACGATATTGTTTCTTACTCAATAACACAAGGGTAAAACAATTTACTTCAAGACTGAATTGAAACAGATTCCTATGATCTAAATTAGAAATATCCTCATCTTCaaatccaaatatttataaaaaaaacttctgaGACGGAACGATAATAATCCAGGGATCAATTCAGTGAACAAAAAAGTAGAAATCCAAGCGAAGATTGAAGGGTTGGCTTATCCTTCCGAAATGATCAGCTTCAAGTTGTCGTGACGTGTTGTAACCAACGCAGTAACGATTTGATTATTACTGTGCTGAAGTGTTGATATTAGACAGCATTCACTAAAGTGTTGATATTATACAGCATTCACAAAAGTGTAACGTTAAGTAGTGGTA
The window above is part of the Mytilus galloprovincialis chromosome 4, xbMytGall1.hap1.1, whole genome shotgun sequence genome. Proteins encoded here:
- the LOC143073660 gene encoding semaphorin-2A-like, translated to MAPKIFQEFSIWKMNLYLALLLTLETVLTYDLRDSIACASFYKDELNITTYSTDISQASYYRFLLVDPKAKYLLVGSMNKVTILHLDNIASTKQVINLNPDQDKLNYCTYQKPETPNCQNHIRFITNTTDSADSPEYYLCGTNALSPAGYKINHTVRGDQFQVTNLGGAACSDDPFSNLTAIYVKNGNPNDKELMYYGATAFDRSTIYRPIEGPNGVVAEFMKGVFSNKWMKNPQFAGSFSVDERVFFFFREIAVETEFIETKLYSRVGKVCKKDVGGDSLLRNKWTSYQKARLNCSLSGAFPLYFDVIQDVVSVDENTFYGLFTTYANGLPASAICAFEKSEIDRVLNGPFKTQDSDMSFWTEAKASTVPSPRPGQCYNDSLKTADTVLGFIVDHPLMHETVQHKYGKPVFYLPGEELQQIEMEAAPEVKDGYVFFAGSNRGKVYKIASQDKGTEYKTYVSSIYSPFDETQVIWSLKHHEKYVYLGTDHKVTQINVQNDCVNHQCVDSCIYDPYCVWDKTSDQCVHYALKSSDKYWNFDNFDPSSAEHKNEFIYSNGKNVTKVEYGTLKMTLINKNICGFGKNIIWKKRRKDNNTFEKLKLDERCFVDSKNSLVISNLTLNDDGTYQAYDAENPLLIAAKYTVEIVTENNFKNIYRAKFDDWCEYFEKGKQLQTNYQSKCSLGNN